From the genome of Pungitius pungitius chromosome 20, fPunPun2.1, whole genome shotgun sequence:
TCCCTGACGGAAGTGCATCACAGCTGCCAAAACGTGTTGGAATTACAACGAAGATTAAATGTACTTTTAGGatcatggtttaaaaaaaaaagctcaaaggAAATAGCTTTGACATCATAGGAAATACATGTAGTTGCTTTCAGGCAGAGGGTTGGATGAGACGGTCTCCGCCTCTCCTATCTGTCGAgtaagcttagcttagcgtgCAACCAGAAAACGTGGACTGACAGCTTTGTCCAAAggtaccaaaatgaaaatatcaaATACATGGCGTCAGAATGAccaagtatttccagatcttcTTATATAACTCTCCACCAGAGACCGAATAAGCATAAACTATTGAACGATTTGTCTTAATATATTGCCAGTTCTGGCTTTGAAACACAAGTATTAGATACGTCCCGCCATGGACGTCCCCCTCCTGTATAGACCTTCTTCCCAGCTCTGACAGACACGCCACTTTACTGTGTCGCCATGTTGGTTtcacttccctttttttaattatttttttttttaaccattgcTTGATGAATGTTTTCTTTGCCAAACAGGTACGACGTCTGCTGCTTCACAGCATAGTTGGCAGGGGGCCGTGTGACTGGCTGCAGAACCGATGCAGTGTGGTACACCCTCTTCCACTCTGCATGGTACTTCTAAGTGGTCCATCCTCTCAGAACCTTTCCTATCATGTGTTATAAATTGATCATCCTTAATTTGATCAGACTAAATTCCTGTACACTGAACAAAAGATGAGTTCaataatatttatattctttTACCCTCCAAAAAGGTTCTGTGAGGATGCctttatgaaacaaaaaaaatagtccATCGTTCTTGTATATTTATtgatatattattaaaaaaaaaagttttttttttttttttttatgataacGACCCAGTCAATAAAATTTCAAAACTTGTAGTTTATTATTACTTATCGCAAAGAGGCTATGACTTAATTCAGCCGGGAGGTCATGTGAGGAAAAGTTGCTTGTGCCACCGGATGCTTGAGGAGGAATGTACCTGACCCGAGAGGTGCTCCTGCAGACAGGTGTGTTTCATCCACATCAAGATGACCTCATAGTTTGGGTCTGGAACGAGTGTCGGAAGCCCAATCTCTAATTACACCCAATCAAATGGCCGTGCTGTTAAAGCCAAGTTTAACTTACAGTTCTGGGAATCAGAGATGGgggggaattttttttaaaaaaaaactcttaatGGGGTCAGAAGCTATGTTGGAAGTCAAagtccccaacccccccccccccccccctccttcaatCTGTGGCACAGCTGGTTTTTCCGTGGCCCGGAGCAGGATAACATTCCCTGGAGGCCCACAGTCGTTGTGGACCTGTGGGTCTCTGTGGACCTGTGGGTCTCATTGGGTCTCGTTGTGTCTCTGTGGGTCTCATTGTGACTCTGTGGGTCTCGTTGTGACTCTGTGGGTCTCATTGTGACTCTGTGGgtctcattgtgtctctgtgggtctcattgtgtctctgtgggTCTCATTGTGACTCTGTGGGTCTCATTGTGACTCTGTGGgtctcattgtgtctctgtgggTCTCATTGTGACTCTGTGGGTCTGCGGCCGAGACTCCTGCAACGCTGCTAGCGCCGTGCCGGACCGGTGATGGTCAGATTAATGGAAATAAAAACTTTCAACATGGTTAAGACATCATTTGAGTTATGGCCTcattcttgattttttttttttttttgcaaaaaaaaagaaataaattccTGCACTTTTGATTATTTGAATATTGTGCGACCGTGTTGACCTTGTTTTTTGTGTCGAGTTGACGTCAGTGAGCTACAGCTGGCTGCTGGAGAACATCGCATGAAGACTTTAAATGGTATGAAGGGTAAATCTGAATGCGATTTAAAAAGTCCCACCATCACCTTTTAAAACATGTCGAGCATGTTCTACGTTCTTCGATCCACATTGGGTCAGAACAGCAAGAACCGTCGTACTGTTTTATAACACTAGAACACTAGACATGTGATTTGTATTCTTCTAATGATCACATTGGGcttttgaagacatttttccCTGCTGGGAAACTTGACGGGGTGAGGTGTTGCacaacaccgcccccccccctccctccggccCTGAACCCGAGAAGATGGGACAAGGAGAAGAAATGTGCATCCCTCAGCCTGAAGCTTCAGCCAGCAGAGAGATGAGCTCCCTTTTTACTGATGGCGTGGGGGCGGGGCCGTGTAGCCTTTAGgagtctctggggggggggggtttctgacacgtacccttttctttttctgaggGTTAAATGCCTCAACAGCCCAGGTAAAACCATTTTTCTAACACTTAATGACTTGGACAACGTAAAAATGTTGTATATCCTTTATTAAATGATGCGTCTACCATTCACTTGAAACCAGAAaacatttcccccttttttgcaATAATTCTGCTGCTCTGGTTCAATTCACGGCCAACGCTTCTGtttataacaaaaaataattaaaaatgcctCAGTCCTCGGAGAGACTTGGTAGGAGGAATTTTCTTTTCCCATATTGCTCCTCAGCGGGAAGCACCGTGTTTCTGCATGAATGAACATGGCTGAGTTGTCAGAAGGCTGAACGGTGAAACCGGCTCGATCGGTGTTACGCAGGGAAGGAAGCGGCTCTTTGATGCCACTGGAGCCGCGTCACATTCTGCGAGCGCACGGCACAATCACACGGCTCGCGTTTTAAAGTGGCGTCAATGCATAGTGTTATGCAAcaccacaattaaaaaaaataataataaaatgcgcAAACCCCCACAATCCAGTAAAACATTTGACtggtattaaaaaagaaaaacaagaaagggGAAACTGATGAATGGATCTTGCATAATGTCACGTGCGTGTAAACAAACTGTACAAAGCATTGCTTGTAAGAGTAGTTGCAGCATGTTCTGGGCCCTTTTGTTGGAACAGTCTTTTCGCCGCCGTCTCTTCCGTCAATGGCTCTGACTGATAGAGGAGCGTCTGGTGCGCTGCTGGCAGCTGAAGTCCAGAGGAGGAACAAGCCGGGAGGCGTCTGCTCGTAGCGGACCGAGCTCTTTGGTCCTGGGATTtcgcagacagggggggggggggggggtttggaaggTTTCGTCGCATTGTCCTGTAAACAAGTCGGTGTGCGTGCAGCCCTCGCTGGAGGCAGAATTGCTGGAGAACCTCCCTGGTCTCTTGGTATGTGCAGTAATTATAAGGTCATTCGTCTTCAGTCCACCTCCACCAATAAAGTCAGTCTGCAGATTGGCTCAGGCCTCACATCTgtattcagcacacacacacacacacacacctcacagagGGCGACCTGCTCCCCACAAACTCTGACCTTCtttggggggagggtggggacgtTGTCGACGTCAGTCTTCATAAACCGgcgcccccaaccccccccccccccctatgtgTCGGTGAGGGTGTGCCAGTGGCAGACCTGCCGCCCCTCGGCCTCTTTCATCTCCGTCCAgtggctctgctgctcctcGCAGGTGCTGCTGAGGCCCAGGGAGACCCAGCCCAGCCTCTCCCTGGGCCTCATGCTGCTCCGCCGGCAGAACACCGACAGCACCAGAGACACCTCGGACAGCTGGAAGAGCGCCACCTGGAACAGAAAGGTCTCCTTGTAGGTGGGGTTGGGCTGGCCGCGGCACACGGCCGTCTTGTACTTGGACATCTCTTTCCCCTTTGAGTCCAGCATGGTGAGCTTCACATAGGTGTCTGAAAAGGAAGCGGCGGGAGAGCGATGAGAGGGCGCCGCCATGTGGCGGGACATGAGCGCTGCGAGAAACCGGCGCGGCAGAGGTTTGACGCAGttgcacattctttttttttgcatgcatgcatgcatgcatgcactaATCAGAGAATGGGTGGGACCTGGGAAGCAGGGGCAGTGCGATGAAGCACCCACAACTAAGCGAAGACCCGGATTTAAGACCGGAGCTGCACAACTACATTGTGGGTTTGCGTGTCTTTTGAAATGGTTTTCAGATGGTTGAGATATTCCCGTGGTTACATAATTACTTATTACATTTTAGGGGTTCTTATGCTTTGTGCTGgccaaaatggaaaaaaaagaatcaacaaaACATAATCCAATGGAGCAAATACGTGCTCCTTTTGGATCAAAACTTTTTGCATCTACACGTGATTCAAAAATTCCCTGACACTGACTTGACGATGGGTAATCCACTGCTGACTTACCTCTCATGATATAAAGCTGCCCCCCTACGAAGTGTTTTACGCAACAGAACAGACCGTCTGTGGCACACACGACGCGGCACGCAAAggtggaaagaagaaaaaaataggaaGCAAGTTTAAAGATTGTGATGCGCACCAGAAGGTCAGTGTTCACGGGAACGCTGGTTAGCAGCAATTGCTTCTGCGTGATGGGCTTCAATCAGTCAATCAAAGAGCTGATGGCTAAATCTATTTTTGCACATGTGTTTTGCCAAAGCAGTTGCTTGGTGCATTACAGAGGAGCGCTTTACTTTACGTCGGCACTCGGCAAACAAAGCAGGCACAAGCGGCGTGACGCTGTACGTACTGACGGGTTTATCAGACGCCGTGGTCTTGAAGTGGCTTCCCTGGATGACCTCAGCAGATAGCTGTCCCGTGGCCGAGTTGTAGATGAGACCCAGGAGGATCTCTGGCATGGAAGAGTCTTCGGTCGAGCGGTGGGACAGAGCTCCGGCACTGCGAGAAACGCTCACCACGGAGCCGCAGCCCTggaaacacacagaggggggaggggggggggggtcagaccacATCCAGACGGGCCGTGAAGCGTCCCAATAGGGTTTTGACTGTTGATTTCTTAGATTGGTTTTATAATTTATTCAGTCCATCTACTGAGCAATTTGTGTGAAAAAGTGCATCCAATCATGTGGTGAAACGTCTTTTTTACATAATTGAATCTTGAACCGCAGCtactttaaaaactaaaaatgaatcaatgaatcaatctACAGGAATTTACCAATTTTAAATagcaaaggaaaaacatttgtgGTCTGAATTCCCTTATGTAATATTACATTGAATATCGTATGAATTTGAACAAAAAGCCTCTAAAATGAAATTGAGAAAAGACTTCTAGAAATTCACAAAGGCCCCTCACTGTGAGCTCGGAGCCCGCCTCCAGGGTGACGGGCAGAGCGATCTTGCCCTGCAGGTTGAGCTTAGTCAGGTAGAACACCTTCTCTCCCAGGACCTTCTCCTTTTTCATCCGGCGGATGCTGTACAGGCGGAAGCGGACGGCGTAGTCCCCCAGGGCCTCCTGTTCCACTCTGGAGAACTTAAACGTCTCCGTGAAGACGGGACACGGACCCTTCTGCACTCCGGTCTTGGCCCGTTGCTTCTTGGTGGGCAGCAGGACCAGGTGGACTTGCCACGCGATGTTGCCCGTCTGTTTGAGAGCGGGGATGTCCGTCGCCGCGGTGACGGTGACCGCCAGCCACTGCTCGCCGGAGTCGTACTCGAAGGCGACGTCCAGCGTGCCGTATTTGGCCAGGGGCTCCGGCTCGTAGGCCGACGGCAGCTGAGGGCCGGAGCCGTCCTGGATGGAGGACAAAGGTCTGAGGGTCAGGGAGACGTGGATCAAATACATATGTACATTGTTTGGATATCACAATGAATAACTTATGAATGCCCCTCAGGTTGATTCATCAAACAACCATCCACCCGTACCAATGCATTAAAATACAAAGCGTTGGGTGGGGATCACACGGCAGCTTTGACCTCACCTCCGGTCCCAGCACAGCGGTGCTGTCGCTGGGTATGTCCTCCTCGCAGCCTTTGTTGAGGTAGCTCTCGGTGTCCTGGTCCTCGCTGGCCTCGCTGCGCTGCGGGGACGaccccctgcgcccccccccgggacgaGAGGACGCGCCCTCGCCCTGGTAGGGAGGAGGCCGGGGGTCGCCGACGGGTCCTTTCTTCTTTATTCTCCGGGTGCGGTTGGCTGCTTTCAGgacagcagagggaggaaggcTTACTGCTCTGGGCAGAGTCAGGTTAACCTCTTAACTGAACCGAAAGGGCCTGGAGATGTTTAAACTGTGTAAATAAtaccaatgaagaaaaaagaagaatgggTAGGTTATCCTGTATTATAACGCGGGTAGATggaatccagcgttctgattggttgagagtgagtcacggggtgggggggcgcattactgagcgataatgtacagtagctgttcacattgacccgagtgTTCAGTATCACTGACACTCAAAGCAAcacgttagttgacattttagcttttagctcggtggaaAAAGACTGTAAATCCCTCAAATGATGGTTTTGAGGCCATGTgagctttcacaaccggacaattaaggtggacgtcatgagcgatgtggatgaatgagatggtgctgGACCACGTAccgggactatttttcctctagactaATGAAACGTGATACAAAacatttggtggctacaactattttgtgctgagaggcagctatttacttaacATTTATAATTTCCCTGGtgaccgtgttataaaagcaataaggtacttgaggctgtactttatcttcaccctcgaactgttacattattgggtgataaagtacagcctcttgcTTTAATATTATACAAAGTAGTAATGTAAAAGCAACTACAGGAATAAAGGAAAATATTCTTGATAACTTTCTGGATGAGAGTTCAGATCACAACTCATGACCCAGTCTGAATAAAGGTGaacttaaatattttatatatatatatatatatatatgattattTACGTTATTTGATCTAACCCCATCAGTGCTATAATTTAATGATAGGTGTGCCTTTACTGTTTGTCATATTTCATCTCATTCATTAAATACCCCGTCCGCTGGAGGCTTCGCTGCTGTAGCCGCCCTTCTGGCTGGACTGTTTGCACTGGTGGCTCCACACAGACGTCGGGTTCTGCTGGGCCACAGCTTCGGGGCCTttgtcctcctcgctgtcggatAAAACCCCCTCTGGACGGAACACACAGAGGCTTATGTCCAAACATTGCATTTATCTTACAGAACATGTTGTGTGCAGGGAGACGGGAGCAGAGATGCTAAAGCAGGGCACTCTGGAGAGCCGAAATTCAGGGTGAGAACTTCAGGTCATGATtccaaagagaagaagaggcaaACGTGTGGGAAATTTTAGCAGCACACCATCTAAccttgttttcctttctttttcctcttgctTTTCTTCCCCTTCTCCGTCTTCTTCTCCACATCCGAGGCCTCTTCCGAATTCTTCGGACTCTCCTTtgctcctttcctctttttcttgtccgactttttctttttcttcatcatcgaGGAGGATTTAGGAagctcggcctcctcctcgtcgtctccttccctctccggGCTGTCTGCTGCCTCCACGTCTTCTTTCCCACCTTCCTCTGGGCTTTTCGGCTTCGACGGCCTGCTCCCAGTCTCGGGagcaggtgatggaggaggtggagcggtGGCGCCGTCTCGTCCGCCCCGGTTGTCTTTTTGATCTGAAGCACcggcttcctcttcctgctctccaTCCGGGGATCCCCCCCTGTTTTCCCGCGCCGCGGCTTCCATCGCTCgctgcttttctctcctttcctttctcctctgctctttcctctcctgcagctccctctcctcctgcttcctcctcgcctcctctgcCATCTCGGCCTCCGTCTTTCTCACGCGCCAGCACCCGTCCCTCCACTCCCACTCCAGCTGGCCGGGGTTGCTCTCGGCCTCGTCCGCGCCGCCGGAGGGGTTGGCCTTCGAGGAGGCGGCGCTGGCGGCCTTGCTCCCCCCTTCCTGCGCCGCGGAAATGCGACCGTTTtccccgtcctcctcgtcctggaCCTTGCCGATGATGGTGGTGACCTGCTCCGTCAGCTGGTCGCTGACGGCGTACGTGGCGTCGCTGACGGCGTTGGCCAGGTCGTCCACGCGGCTGGTGACCGAGTCCAGGAGGGAGGAAATGTTGACGGACGGGAGGTTCTGCTGGAAGCTCTTGAAGAAGGCCATCTCTCACCGTCACCGCGCCGGGCCGCGCTGGATTATCTCATCAGAGACACTGACACGGACATGTGGTCGTTAGAGGAGCGCGGCGCCGGCATCAGAGCGCGTGCCGAGACCAAGCGGTGCACACGGACCAATACGCTGATTTCTAAAGGTTAGAGTACATGTTTGGCAACAAGAGCTTTCTCACAGGGCTTTTGTGTTCAGCTGTCCGTCCTCTGAAGTCTCAGACTGGATAACGATTATCACAACAATCAATGCTGCACTGAAGAAAACGTGAATCCTCTTTTTTGGTCAGAAGTGAAGCCGACGCTCACATCGAGTTCTCATTTTTAACTTCATGTAACGTTCATTAATTGGTGAGCTAATCCGATGGGACAGTAAAGTAGCATATTAATATTGCATGACTTACAGTAGCCTGTAAATAGGCAAACCATCTGTGGGAACGGTGGCTGTGTAAagttattcttattttttcattaaaaactcaatctgaattataaataaatcattaaaatacGATCAAACACTTTGGCTTGATTGTGACAAACATACAATGAATCACTTATGGTGGAACAAATTGTGTTCGCGAGGTATCATTAACCCTACTCCCATTTTTTTGCATCCTAACCACGAAAAGTGTCTGATGCATATTATCGATATACTGATATTGATCGTTTTTTCGCTGTGCAGGCACTTCCTCCCCAGTTCATAATCTGCATTAGCAGCAAAGGGAATGTGTGTTTTGCACGGAATGAGTGAATAATCCTTTGTGTAGATGGAGATCTGTGTCGAGTACCTGGATTGGTGTTCGTATAACCAGTGAGATGTGACAGATCTGCCGGACTCTCCACTGACCGCTTGTTGCTGAGGTAAAGAAAGAACAGAGCCATCAACGCCATGAAGGCTGCAATGGAAGACAGGACACCCAGAAGCTCAGGAGagactgaggaggagaagaacataaataaagagggagggaggaagagagtcggggcaggaaaaggaaagacggacagaaaaaaaaagacaaaacaaatatatttagaCACACTGATTATTTATGGAAATGTAACCAAGACATTTCCAAACCGAGTCTTTTATTCttaagaagaaaataaagtgatataaatcaaaacaaacatggatgCCTGCAAGCTTAAAGTAAATGCTTTCAAGGGTGTAAATAACTTCAGTTTGAATCAACGTTCATCACACCAAATCGTAAAATGTTTCCTCGTCGGTTTGGGGTCAGCATGGTGCTTTTAAACCGTCGGCAGATACAATCGACTGCAGTGTATGTAGGCCAACCACACTGCGCTGCTGATGTGCTATTTTTACGAGAGCCTCAAAGGGGGCTGTATCCTGAGACCTAGACTCGGTAAAGCAGCCAAAGCGCGCTGGGCCTGCACTAAATACGCCACAACGCGGTTTAGCTGAAGAAAACGGCGGTAATGAGCCTGAGGCCATTTCTAAAGAGCCAGCAGCTCAGTGGGAAGGGCAGCTTGTGAATTAAAGCACACAAGTTTGAGTACTTCCTGAACCACATAACACCCTCCTGTGATCCGACAAACTAAATGGACACATTCAACACTTTCACGGGAGACCCTCACgatggttttttatttttatttttattttgaacgtTTGCTAAACCCCTCCCCTGAGCAGCAGTGGTCCAATCGTAGCTTAGCAGAGGTAGTGAGTTGCTGAGCATGGTGCCGGTAGAGCAGCACTTTAAAACTTACAGACCAATCAAAAACCACATCGTACTAATTGTAAGAAATcgataaaagtgtgtgtttgcaccccCAACGTGATGCCAACACACACTATGGTACTACAGGTGCAGGTGCAAGCCTTTGTTTTGGCCCATCTGCCGTGTCTGAAAAGGACCCCGGTGAAGCGTTGAGACAATAACCCCAATGCTGCATCACGTGTTTCGTAGCAGTGGTTCATTTATGAAACACTAGTGACTGATTACATTGGTCATAAAACATATTGGTGCTGAGAAcacaaacgagagagagagagagagagagagagagagagagagacgtggttTGTCCACCCTCCTGACTGCAGACCTAACCTATGGAGAGACTCgtttcaccatggcaacaggcaGAGCCCACTGCAGCCTGACGACTGGTGCTGCTGCTTGCTGCCGACTGCCAGAGTAGCGAATGCCAAAACCCCAAGAACGGCAGGAGAAGTGGAAGTGAGATAAGAGGCTTACCTTCGCCAAACcaatcccgccccccccccccccttccgttaAAAAAAGCCGTTCCCAATGAGCACTATCAGTATTTCTGATGCTACCGATAGCACAtgatgagaggagagaggaaaacagagcTGCCCTGCTGTGAGAAGTAATCCGACATGTAACCAGTCCCGGTCCCTCTCGTGTCCGCCCGGCGTGGTGATTAAGCACCGATCTCCGCCTGTCGAAATGTACACAGCTCACGGGCCCTTGCGCCCCCGAGagtgagaacccccccccccccccccccccgcgctcggCAAATGTCAAAAACAGCTGAATAATTTAGACACCCGAGGTAACCCGAGGCCTGTGTGGATGTACACTGGAAAGTTGAGCGGTTTGCGGCCCCGGGCCCTTCGACACAGcctccaccccctcaccccccccgcTTTCACCCTGACCCCCCCATCCTCACTCCTCTGAGCGTGGACGTGTGCGGGGTTGTGCGTCTGAAATGAACACACGAGAAAatgaatctgtctttttttttacgagcCTCTGAGTTCAATCAGCTTTATCCttctgttttttcctgttttaggTAACCACTCCAGTGAGCTGGCTAATAAACATGAAAACGCAGCCACTGAACCATTGAAAGTGCAAACAGCGAATGAATAATAGCCTCGGAGGAAACATGAGCCCCTTTTAGATCAAATGTTTTGGTGACACAAAAACAAGTGTTTCTACATCGCTGTGACAGCAAGCGTGTGAAATATTCTGTGTTGTGGAAATGAACCTTCACTAATTCCTAAATGTAATAACTTATACCACTGTACGAAACAAAACCTCCGTGCTGAATAAATCATGAGCAAAcagatggcttttttttttctttctttttttttactttatgtgATACACTTGTTGTGACACTTTTAATAGACCAAACTTTGGAGAAGTTTCACAGGAAAAAGGGAACGCTGAAAGCCAGAAGAATAAGTTATTTTGGCAATTTGCAAAGTGAAACCTGGCCTCACCTCGTCTGGCACAGATGAGCTCATGAACACCACAGTTTCTCCCCCCtcctgggagggagagagagagagagagagagagggagagagaatgttgGCAGTCAGTAGATGTAAAAATCATTGCGTGTAGGCTAGAACATATGTCCATGCCTCAGGTTAGGAGGCCGGCAGATGGTCATGCCAGCAGATAAAAAAACGTATCAGCTGgacccaaaagaag
Proteins encoded in this window:
- the LOC119194739 gene encoding synaptotagmin-14-like isoform X3; the encoded protein is MAFFKSFQQNLPSVNISSLLDSVTSRVDDLANAVSDATYAVSDQLTEQVTTIIGKVQDEEDGENGRISAAQEGGSKAASAASSKANPSGGADEAESNPGQLEWEWRDGCWRVRKTEAEMAEEARRKQEERELQERKEQRRKERREKQRAMEAAARENRGGSPDGEQEEEAGASDQKDNRGGRDGATAPPPPSPAPETGSRPSKPKSPEEGGKEDVEAADSPEREGDDEEEAELPKSSSMMKKKKKSDKKKRKGAKESPKNSEEASDVEKKTEKGKKSKRKKKGKQEGVLSDSEEDKGPEAVAQQNPTSVWSHQCKQSSQKGGYSSEASSGRAANRTRRIKKKGPVGDPRPPPYQGEGASSRPGGGRRGSSPQRSEASEDQDTESYLNKGCEEDIPSDSTAVLGPEDGSGPQLPSAYEPEPLAKYGTLDVAFEYDSGEQWLAVTVTAATDIPALKQTGNIAWQVHLVLLPTKKQRAKTGVQKGPCPVFTETFKFSRVEQEALGDYAVRFRLYSIRRMKKEKVLGEKVFYLTKLNLQGKIALPVTLEAGSELTGCGSVVSVSRSAGALSHRSTEDSSMPEILLGLIYNSATGQLSAEVIQGSHFKTTASDKPVNTYVKLTMLDSKGKEMSKYKTAVCRGQPNPTYKETFLFQVALFQLSEVSLVLSVFCRRSSMRPRERLGWVSLGLSSTCEEQQSHWTEMKEAEGRQVCHWHTLTDT
- the LOC119194739 gene encoding synaptotagmin-14-like isoform X1 gives rise to the protein MAFFKSFQQNLPSVNISSLLDSVTSRVDDLANAVSDATYAVSDQLTEQVTTIIGKVQDEEDGENGRISAAQEGGSKAASAASSKANPSGGADEAESNPGQLEWEWRDGCWRVRKTEAEMAEEARRKQEERELQERKEQRRKERREKQRAMEAAARENRGGSPDGEQEEEAGASDQKDNRGGRDGATAPPPPSPAPETGSRPSKPKSPEEGGKEDVEAADSPEREGDDEEEAELPKSSSMMKKKKKSDKKKRKGAKESPKNSEEASDVEKKTEKGKKSKRKKKGKQEGVLSDSEEDKGPEAVAQQNPTSVWSHQCKQSSQKGGYSSEASSGRAANRTRRIKKKGPVGDPRPPPYQGEGASSRPGGGRRGSSPQRSEASEDQDTESYLNKGCEEDIPSDSTAVLGPEDGSGPQLPSAYEPEPLAKYGTLDVAFEYDSGEQWLAVTVTAATDIPALKQTGNIAWQVHLVLLPTKKQRAKTGVQKGPCPVFTETFKFSRVEQEALGDYAVRFRLYSIRRMKKEKVLGEKVFYLTKLNLQGKIALPVTLEAGSELTGCGSVVSVSRSAGALSHRSTEDSSMPEILLGLIYNSATGQLSAEVIQGSHFKTTASDKPVNGLFCCVKHFVGGQLYIMRDTYVKLTMLDSKGKEMSKYKTAVCRGQPNPTYKETFLFQVALFQLSEVSLVLSVFCRRSSMRPRERLGWVSLGLSSTCEEQQSHWTEMKEAEGRQVCHWHTLTDT
- the LOC119194739 gene encoding synaptotagmin-14-like isoform X2 produces the protein MAFFKSFQQNLPSVNISSLLDSVTSRVDDLANAVSDATYAVSDQLTEQVTTIIGKVQDEEDGENGRISAAQEGGSKAASAASSKANPSGGADEAESNPGQLEWEWRDGCWRVRKTEAEMAEEARRKQEERELQERKEQRRKERREKQRAMEAAARENRGGSPDGEQEEEAGASDQKDNRGGRDGATAPPPPSPAPETGSRPSKPKSPEEGGKEDVEAADSPEREGDDEEEAELPKSSSMMKKKKKSDKKKRKGAKESPKNSEEASDVEKKTEKGKKSKRKKKGKQEGVLSDSEEDKGPEAVAQQNPTSVWSHQCKQSSQKGGYSSEASSGRANRTRRIKKKGPVGDPRPPPYQGEGASSRPGGGRRGSSPQRSEASEDQDTESYLNKGCEEDIPSDSTAVLGPEDGSGPQLPSAYEPEPLAKYGTLDVAFEYDSGEQWLAVTVTAATDIPALKQTGNIAWQVHLVLLPTKKQRAKTGVQKGPCPVFTETFKFSRVEQEALGDYAVRFRLYSIRRMKKEKVLGEKVFYLTKLNLQGKIALPVTLEAGSELTGCGSVVSVSRSAGALSHRSTEDSSMPEILLGLIYNSATGQLSAEVIQGSHFKTTASDKPVNGLFCCVKHFVGGQLYIMRDTYVKLTMLDSKGKEMSKYKTAVCRGQPNPTYKETFLFQVALFQLSEVSLVLSVFCRRSSMRPRERLGWVSLGLSSTCEEQQSHWTEMKEAEGRQVCHWHTLTDT